Genomic segment of Salvia hispanica cultivar TCC Black 2014 chromosome 2, UniMelb_Shisp_WGS_1.0, whole genome shotgun sequence:
AGCTTCGGAGGCAAAAGATTTGGGAGAAAGGGAGGGGAAAATTCACCTGCTTGATAAACAACTTAAGAGCTTGTTGgatgagaagaagagagaCAAGGTGTTAATATATTCATTGAGACGGGAGAGAGACAATTTTAAAGAAGTGCTTAATGTAGAATTGAAGAATATGAAAATTGTGGAAGAGGATCTTAGAAGGACAAAGACTACGTTGGAGAGATCAAGAGATGAAACTTTGGAGCTGCTTAAACAATCGAAACAGTTGGAAAGACTGTGCTCGGAGCTTGGAGATCAGGTCTACAAAGCTCAGGCTGAGTCCAGGGAAGCAAGAGAATCATTGTACAAGAAACTTGAGGAAGCTAAAAAGGGAGAAGAACTCTTGTCCAAAGAACTAAGTTCCACAAATGACCTTCTCATTAAATCAGATGAAGAACTGCGAATTATGTCCACGGAATTGACTGCTGCATTGCAGAAATGCAATGGCTTGGAGGAGGAACTTGTTGACGCCCTTAGGAAAGCAGAGATCGCAACGTCTGATCTGAACGAAGACAAGAGAATCATATCCTCTCTGAAGAAAGAGTTGATGGAGTTGGAAACACAGATGTTGGGAGACAAAGAAGCACGCGCAAGTCTTGAATCGTATTTAGAAGAGGCTACTAAGTCCCTCAATGATTTGACTCGGCATGCATCAATGCTTTCCAGAGAGTTAGAGCTTGCTCATTCTCAGGTTTCGAGTGTGGAAGATGAGAATGATGACCTTTGTAATATCATTGCTGAGCAGAAACAGGCTTTCTTAGAATCTCGAGTGCACTTGGAAGACGCTTACAACCTGGTCATGAAGCTCGCGAAGGAAAGGGAGAGTTGGATAAAGAGAGGAAAGAAGCTGGAGGAAGAACTGACCTATGCAAAGGGAGAGATAATGCGGCTGATGAGGCAAATCAAGTCTCCGAAACCTGCAGGTGATGTCGAAGAGGTAGAGAAGGTCGACGTGGGGGGTAGAGCTGCAGGTGATCCCATCAAAAAGATTCATAGTTGAAGAAGCATGATAATATTGTCTTAGTCTAGCTGCATTGTGTTTTCACTTGAACTGGAagaaagatagagagagagtgagagaaaacTTAGTGATATGTCCTCTGTATGGAATGGAATTAGTGGTCAGATTGGAATCAGTTGcttaaaattgttgaaaatatgaaatttaggACAATTTGGTTGTGTAAATGAGAACTCGAATCCGAAACATTTGGCCTCCAtctttaaaaacataaatttgtgCCGGGCTACAATAAGTTGAATAACATTCATATCTATTTTGTAGTAAATGAATGTCACAGCAGACCGCATAGCGCAGTGGATTAGCGCGTTTGACTTCGGATCAAAAGGTCGTGGGTTCGACTCCCACTGTGGTCGAAAGTTTTATGGTTACAGTTTTTGGGTTTTAATGAGATTTTAGtagttaaattttgttttttattttaattgtttgctTGTTTGATTGTTTCTTTTGCAAATTatactatttcaattttttttttataaatgagtTATATTAAACAAAACCCTCTCCCGCTCAACAACTACTTGAATCGAAATCTTTACTAGATGTTTATGCAATTCCGAGCTGTGATATTAGAACATGAGAAGATAATTATAAAAACGCAGTTGGTAGCTAGAAAGAAAGCTAATCATCAATTaatataagagaaaataattagattaCAAAATTTCTCAGGACTAGTTAGGTATATTGAGCACGTTGCCATTGCCAttgcatacatatttatatttgatatatatatggCTTCAACTCCTCTTGAAGAAACCAAGAACTCCTTCAATCCtactcatatatttatatatggttATGGAAGCCACTGCTGATGTTGTTCAAGGCTGAGCTTTCCACGCAGCCGAAATGTCGGTCACGGCTTCTCCAACACTCACATACAGCCCATCAAATCCAAAGGATTCCAAAGTGTTGGATTCTTGCAGTTTCTCCATCACACTTCCCACAGGATTCACCAGCACAAACTGAGAAGAAAAGATTCAATACGACGTGGAACACAAGGCGAAAACTTGCAGAGATCAGCCAGAGATGCTGCTTACCTTGAGTGATCTCTTCTCTAGCATCTTTCTCAGCTCACTGATTGTGTCAATCCCACTTGTGTCTATTGCTGTCACAGCTgatcaagattttaaaaaaattgtttttgttagaatataaatatataatcactACAATAATCTAtcagtagtattttttttgtaaatactAACCAGTCATATCTAGTATGACACATTTCAAGTTGCTTCTGTCGTTTGCGGCCAGCCACTCTTCCTCCTCTCGTATCCATCGCAGTATCCTGCATTGACGGCTGAGATTAGACGTGTTTTTTTTGCGTGTGACGTGGGAACAAGGACTTATTCATTACCTTTCTTGTAAGTAAGTGGAATTTGCAAAGTAGATTGGTGCCTCAACTGCCATGATCAAGAATGAAGGAACTCTAACAGCCTCTCTGTATTGATTGAGATTCTGATATATCTGAGTTCTTGGCATGTTTCCGAGCACAACCGTGTTTGGCCTTGTCACGTGTAACAAGATCTTGAAAACCGAAACTCCAACCTGAAATTTGCTTCTAAACAGTTAGCATCAATTGAGagaaatttcttcaatttattcgggtgttgagcatagcAAAGGCTTACTGCTATAGCGAGACCGAGAGGCACTGAGATGAACAGAACGCCAAAGAATGAACACAAGCAAGCCAAGAAGTCAAGTTTGTCGACTTTCCACAGTTTGTACGCTGCTTGATAGTCTATCAGGCCGACCACAGCAGTGATGATAATGGCTGCCAGGATGAGGTTGGGGGTGTAGTAGAACAACGGCATGAGGAACAGCAACGTCACGAGCACTGCTGCAGCCATTACTATGTTTGAGACGACAGTCTGTGCACCAGCGTTGTAGTTCACAGCTGATCGCGAAAATGATCCTAGAAACGCAAATTCGCCATCAGCTCTGTCGATTCTTCACAATGCAATGaagtgaagatgaagaaatcgAGAAGTGTGATATACCAGTGGTGACGTAGCAAGACGAGCAAGAGCCAGCCATGTTCATTAGGCCGATGGCCATCATTTCTTTGTTACCATCAACTTGGTAGTTTTTGAGACTGGCAAATGTCCTTCCAACAGCAATCCCTTCCTACAGATTCACAAATGCAGAATGTTTATATGAATTCtgattttgattctttttgttttttcagcATAATGTTTGAGAACTCACTGTGAGAGAAAGTATTCCGGTTATGATTCCGGTTTTGATTGCTAAAGCAAGATGAGGGCCACTAAAATACAGCATGTTTGAAGAAGGTGGATTCAGGCCCTTAGGCAATTTCCCAATCTGTAGAAACAAGATATCCCAATCAAGATTTTGTTCAcgaattcaattcaaatacTAGGCGAAAACTGCAGAGTTCTTACTGTCTTGATCCCGTGGAGTTTGGATTTGAAGCAGACGACTAGTATGGTCGACAGAATCACTGATGCTAATGGAGCAGCAGCTGATACCCAAAAGAGTTTAGGCCGTCTCATGCTCTGCATTCACCATTGAAATTCAGAGAAAAACTCGACAAACAAGAAACTGACTATGGAAGACGGTCACAGCCACTTACGATCTGCCTTGTTATCAGCAACAGCGCCAGAAAAGCGACCCCCATCACAATGGTTTGCCAAGACCACTGCAAGCAAGAAATAGATTCATGTTGTTTACTAACATTTACATCAGGAAATTAAGAAAAGGCCATCTTTAGCTAGAGATTCATTCTACCTCATCTGTATGATGGAAGGCAGAAGACAACACAGGAACCAGTTGCATTTTGGTAGTGAAATGGACTATCCCAAGCAGCCCTTTCAACTGCTGCAACGAGACGATCACTGCTGCACCGGCCATGAAGCCAACAAGAGTCGCCTTCGACAGaaaatcaataacaaatcCCAATCTGCAAGATCACACCATCATTCAAGAATCTCTTAAAAGGCAAAAGCATCTGCCTAGCTACAATTGACCAAatgcaaaaacaaaacaaaacaaaacaaaacaaagaatcTCTCAAACAGTTTCTGTTAGTTCATTCTCACACTACTTTACATAGCATAATCATCTTCACCAATGCAAGCCCTTCATTGTGCTTATAGTGGATAGATTCTTGCACAACACCTTTACTAAAAAGATTCCTCCCACTTTCCAAAGCTATAcataattacaatttacaactAAACTAGTAAAATTTTTACCTGAGAAAGCCTAGAGAAGCTTGAAACACCCCTGCAAAGAATGTGGCTGTGAAAGCCAGCTTAAGGTAGAGGGCCGGTTCGTCGCTGTAGGGAACTACTTCACTGAGCATTGTTCCCATCACAAGGGAAGCTATCGACACAGGGCCGACCGCCAGATGCCTGGAGCTCCCGAGAACTGAATATATCAACGGCGGAACGAAGCTAGAGTCTTCAAGAAGTTAAACACTTTGCTTTAGCATTTAGttgaaaacaaacaaacaaacaaacagaGCAAAATAAAAGGATTCTTGATGACTATCCCACTTACATAAACCAATAATCGGTGGCAG
This window contains:
- the LOC125206480 gene encoding MAR-binding filament-like protein 1-1, whose amino-acid sequence is MSSAAVNSSSTPYQLRQTSSKCCSQPPFPSCSLRIAPSRSENAAATAFLQRDANYVALAMGLPVLRLLRIRAHAIHALPEESDELTASDLDQNEEVCIQLSPQGHPSQHPFSILNVLGVLRSGVLAALFPPKKKEDAISDATLEEDKRELQQQLKEKLYSVGVLQEKIELLTLDIREKEDTIRHLSVLLSDKDSKLEQLSSAYQESDNCLTSLESEKKQMQDVILRHLEKLDLQDEMVQELNLELITVVAEKDESVKKLDAVLAEYNNFKSSMEEKEASEAKDLGEREGKIHLLDKQLKSLLDEKKRDKVLIYSLRRERDNFKEVLNVELKNMKIVEEDLRRTKTTLERSRDETLELLKQSKQLERLCSELGDQVYKAQAESREARESLYKKLEEAKKGEELLSKELSSTNDLLIKSDEELRIMSTELTAALQKCNGLEEELVDALRKAEIATSDLNEDKRIISSLKKELMELETQMLGDKEARASLESYLEEATKSLNDLTRHASMLSRELELAHSQVSSVEDENDDLCNIIAEQKQAFLESRVHLEDAYNLVMKLAKERESWIKRGKKLEEELTYAKGEIMRLMRQIKSPKPAGDVEEVEKVDVGGRAAGDPIKKIHS
- the LOC125203960 gene encoding probable sulfate transporter 3.4 codes for the protein MGLNSNRVENFSDTEAPPLPMQMPPREVHRVCPPPPRTTSQKLRHRLSEIFFPDDPLHKFKDQSWFRKLILGLQFFFPIFDWAPNYSLQLFKSDVVSGVTIASLAIPQGISYAKLANLPPIIGLYSSFVPPLIYSVLGSSRHLAVGPVSIASLVMGTMLSEVVPYSDEPALYLKLAFTATFFAGVFQASLGFLRLGFVIDFLSKATLVGFMAGAAVIVSLQQLKGLLGIVHFTTKMQLVPVLSSAFHHTDEWSWQTIVMGVAFLALLLITRQISMRRPKLFWVSAAAPLASVILSTILVVCFKSKLHGIKTIGKLPKGLNPPSSNMLYFSGPHLALAIKTGIITGILSLTEGIAVGRTFASLKNYQVDGNKEMMAIGLMNMAGSCSSCYVTTGSFSRSAVNYNAGAQTVVSNIVMAAAVLVTLLFLMPLFYYTPNLILAAIIITAVVGLIDYQAAYKLWKVDKLDFLACLCSFFGVLFISVPLGLAIAVGVSVFKILLHVTRPNTVVLGNMPRTQIYQNLNQYREAVRVPSFLIMAVEAPIYFANSTYLQERILRWIREEEEWLAANDRSNLKCVILDMTAVTAIDTSGIDTISELRKMLEKRSLKFVLVNPVGSVMEKLQESNTLESFGFDGLYVSVGEAVTDISAAWKAQP